A part of Citrifermentans bremense genomic DNA contains:
- a CDS encoding fibronectin type III domain-containing protein — protein sequence MESPLETNLKNLTDGDFLLKLRYVAGAFDSHPAYQTGLPEWIYGAQQLREHADLMHQAIEAATKDKNKEAEIAVAREKCAKSLHYAVQYVAMFANHRNDPSLLENLGLEFKHKIYAKEKKLPEMPTKLVAKNEEGAGDVLVITNNGIGQKGSIELQINDKDPADESSWKTLDHYFNCRMEIKALEPIRKYYFRVRFRNAVGYGPWSKVVGLVVN from the coding sequence ATGGAATCCCCGCTGGAAACCAATCTAAAAAATCTAACCGACGGCGATTTTCTTTTGAAACTGAGGTACGTGGCTGGCGCGTTCGATAGCCATCCGGCCTACCAAACTGGGCTCCCAGAATGGATTTACGGAGCCCAGCAACTCCGGGAACACGCTGATCTCATGCATCAAGCAATCGAAGCTGCAACAAAGGACAAGAACAAGGAAGCAGAAATAGCTGTCGCTCGCGAAAAGTGCGCAAAATCCTTACATTACGCAGTCCAGTACGTCGCCATGTTCGCCAACCACAGAAACGACCCCTCGCTCCTGGAAAACCTCGGACTGGAGTTCAAGCACAAGATCTACGCCAAGGAGAAGAAGCTCCCGGAAATGCCGACCAAGTTGGTCGCTAAGAATGAAGAAGGTGCAGGCGACGTACTGGTTATCACTAACAACGGGATCGGGCAAAAAGGGAGTATCGAACTTCAGATAAACGATAAGGATCCTGCAGATGAATCTTCATGGAAGACGTTGGATCACTATTTCAACTGCAGAATGGAAATCAAGGCCCTGGAGCCGATCAGGAAGTACTATTTCAGGGTGAGGTTCAGGAATGCTGTAGGCTACGGGCCTTGGTCGAAGGTTGTAGGGCTGGTAGTCAATTGA
- a CDS encoding caspase family protein, translating into MKNYFMQLLCLAGLLVCAVPVLAAAPATNQDRGIAVVKRESAGGKRVALVIGNGVYKFSDSMPVLANPANDAEDIAAALRGFGFEVIERENQTKEEMDTAIYEFGRKIGDSEAALFYYAGHGLQIKGQNFLVPVDAKIESEAQVPYKSVNLNQLLDEMENGKSRANIVMLDACRNNPLTGKFRSGATRGLAAPTSAPKGTVIVYATDPGGVAADGDGRNGLFTAGLLTAFKGKDLSLGGVLTRASEEVEQGSERRQTPYINGPATLQKNFHFAPGSVAVAGAELESEPVEAAEPPSSPAPVREDAETVLWNEVQKGNTAEDYDAYLAQFPKGRYAALAKRRIKNFRETTAAETRAKLKKEADEARSTLSAAEAGDVDAMEKMTRYYDAGIGVAKDPAKAAKWRDKIEAVAAQKQLQAANGGSVEAMLQIAARYDAGLGVEKNPALAQTWRNKAEAVKSARLTEENSRATEERARRKESQIKSVVMFKDTKGWFEAGAKDGASGVISAIVLSPLFVPFSFLADLSALPGQSTDLNKINSEAALRPSTWGKPDSMIARATEGRATRNALTVAAAR; encoded by the coding sequence ATGAAAAATTATTTTATGCAATTACTCTGTCTTGCCGGCCTTCTGGTCTGCGCAGTCCCCGTGTTAGCCGCCGCCCCAGCAACGAATCAGGACCGGGGAATCGCCGTGGTTAAGAGAGAATCCGCCGGCGGCAAGCGCGTCGCGCTGGTGATTGGCAACGGCGTCTATAAGTTTTCCGACAGCATGCCCGTTCTTGCCAACCCCGCCAACGACGCGGAGGACATCGCGGCGGCGCTGCGCGGTTTCGGTTTCGAGGTCATCGAGAGAGAGAATCAGACCAAGGAGGAGATGGACACGGCCATATACGAGTTCGGGCGCAAGATAGGCGACAGCGAGGCGGCCCTCTTTTACTATGCCGGCCACGGGCTGCAGATAAAAGGTCAAAACTTCCTAGTCCCGGTCGACGCCAAGATCGAATCGGAAGCCCAGGTCCCCTATAAAAGCGTGAACCTGAACCAGCTTCTGGACGAAATGGAGAACGGCAAAAGCCGCGCCAACATCGTCATGCTCGACGCCTGCCGCAACAACCCCCTGACGGGCAAATTCAGATCGGGCGCCACGCGCGGACTGGCCGCCCCGACAAGCGCCCCCAAGGGGACCGTCATCGTGTACGCAACGGACCCCGGTGGCGTGGCGGCGGATGGGGATGGGCGCAACGGGTTGTTCACTGCAGGACTTCTGACCGCCTTCAAAGGCAAGGACCTGAGCCTTGGAGGGGTCTTGACGCGTGCCAGTGAGGAAGTCGAGCAAGGGAGCGAGCGCAGGCAGACCCCCTACATCAACGGCCCCGCCACCTTGCAGAAGAACTTCCATTTTGCCCCTGGCAGTGTAGCGGTTGCCGGGGCCGAGCTGGAATCCGAACCTGTTGAAGCTGCCGAACCGCCCTCCTCCCCCGCCCCGGTGCGCGAGGATGCGGAAACGGTCCTTTGGAACGAGGTGCAAAAAGGAAACACCGCCGAGGATTACGACGCCTATCTTGCTCAATTCCCCAAGGGGAGATATGCGGCATTGGCCAAGAGGCGCATCAAAAACTTCCGCGAGACGACTGCAGCCGAAACACGCGCCAAGCTAAAGAAAGAAGCCGACGAGGCAAGGAGCACCCTTAGTGCCGCAGAAGCGGGGGACGTAGACGCTATGGAGAAGATGACCCGCTATTACGATGCGGGGATCGGTGTAGCGAAGGATCCTGCCAAAGCAGCGAAGTGGCGCGACAAGATAGAAGCCGTTGCCGCACAAAAACAGCTGCAGGCTGCAAACGGTGGCAGTGTCGAAGCTATGCTGCAAATTGCGGCGCGCTATGACGCAGGTCTGGGTGTGGAGAAGAACCCTGCACTGGCACAGACATGGCGAAATAAGGCAGAGGCTGTTAAAAGCGCGAGGCTGACAGAGGAAAACTCCAGAGCAACCGAAGAACGTGCACGCAGGAAGGAGTCCCAAATCAAGAGCGTCGTCATGTTCAAGGACACAAAGGGTTGGTTTGAAGCTGGAGCGAAGGACGGTGCCAGTGGTGTCATTTCAGCGATAGTTCTTTCCCCGCTGTTCGTGCCGTTTTCTTTTTTGGCTGACCTGTCGGCTTTGCCGGGGCAATCGACAGATTTAAACAAGATAAACAGTGAAGCCGCTCTCCGTCCTTCGACTTGGGGCAAACCTGATTCCATGATCGCCCGCGCAACAGAAGGCCGCGCAACCCGCAATGCCCTCACGGTTGCAGCCGCGAGATGA
- a CDS encoding lipoprotein N-acyltransferase Lnb domain-containing protein — MSRLAVIFIAALFFGCAPTAKQHAVESLLAGDTRELLHTLREGAPANLKNTIASELEARRLALASAAPDEKMPLEPKAVLAAILEQTENQFLLSDAAFENLHKAASGSSHATKNAYASALAGYLTQENFACQQPLYSRYFDDRYAPGRAAPECRGQIPFSVTTQYEGTPVTWVDPRRVSSIHLLFASKSDNMASRFGHIALRLVVCPDGYTTEAECDSNLNEHLVLGFRAHIDEFSLNSFKALSGEYRAYLFANRFMDVYQEYAIGEFREIYSLPLRLDVVEREAVVRGLADIHWRYAGRYSFFTHNCATMTQDALRATWPAFAKAEAMADDYVRPDSLFEAVRLSSHLAAKDKLEALEAAERGGYFFSSTREFYDRALNEVKNAMSNPKFVDLESYLQIDPIERRQDRAADRGFLLRLAADRHLKEAQLMLEEYAILRSERLMQIEGAKYFEQQDFIAKADDIRSRLDAEHFRVFEDCLLEPIRQHQAPMRKADGIPDRKDLPGINGEETACRSPLNRKLLHEAIAGIENSKSQQWQVLNAISQYCAESIANLKLLDPNLNAATTGGQ; from the coding sequence ATGAGCCGACTGGCTGTCATCTTCATCGCAGCGCTTTTTTTCGGCTGCGCGCCGACAGCCAAGCAACATGCCGTTGAGTCGCTGCTTGCTGGGGACACCCGGGAGTTGTTGCACACGCTCCGGGAAGGCGCTCCAGCCAACCTGAAAAATACAATCGCCTCAGAACTGGAGGCACGGCGGCTTGCTTTGGCTTCTGCAGCGCCCGATGAAAAAATGCCTCTGGAGCCTAAGGCGGTGCTGGCCGCAATCTTGGAGCAGACCGAGAATCAGTTTTTGTTATCGGATGCAGCGTTCGAAAATCTGCACAAGGCGGCTAGCGGGTCAAGCCACGCAACAAAAAATGCATACGCATCAGCGTTGGCGGGATACCTGACCCAGGAGAATTTTGCCTGCCAGCAACCTCTCTACTCGCGCTATTTTGATGATCGCTATGCCCCAGGACGGGCTGCGCCGGAGTGCCGGGGCCAAATCCCTTTTTCGGTCACCACCCAGTACGAAGGCACCCCGGTTACCTGGGTGGATCCCAGACGCGTCAGCTCCATTCACCTGTTGTTTGCGAGCAAAAGCGACAACATGGCGTCACGGTTCGGCCACATCGCTTTGCGGCTGGTGGTCTGCCCCGATGGGTACACGACAGAGGCCGAATGTGACTCAAACCTGAATGAACACCTGGTACTGGGCTTTCGGGCGCACATAGATGAGTTTTCCCTGAACTCGTTCAAGGCGCTCAGCGGCGAGTACAGGGCATATCTTTTCGCCAATCGTTTTATGGATGTGTACCAGGAATACGCCATTGGCGAATTCAGGGAAATCTACTCGTTGCCTTTGCGCTTGGATGTTGTTGAGCGAGAGGCGGTGGTGCGTGGACTGGCCGACATACACTGGCGCTACGCCGGCAGGTACAGCTTCTTCACGCACAACTGTGCCACGATGACCCAGGATGCGCTACGGGCAACGTGGCCGGCATTTGCCAAGGCCGAAGCGATGGCGGACGACTACGTTCGTCCCGACAGCCTATTCGAGGCGGTAAGGTTGAGCAGTCATCTGGCCGCTAAAGACAAATTGGAGGCGCTGGAGGCCGCCGAGCGCGGAGGATATTTCTTTTCAAGCACCAGGGAGTTTTACGACCGCGCCTTGAACGAAGTCAAAAACGCGATGTCAAACCCAAAGTTCGTCGACCTGGAAAGTTATCTACAGATAGACCCCATCGAACGCCGCCAGGACCGGGCGGCTGACCGTGGTTTTTTGCTGCGACTTGCCGCAGACCGGCATTTAAAAGAGGCACAACTCATGTTGGAAGAGTACGCCATCTTGCGCAGCGAACGGCTCATGCAGATCGAGGGTGCGAAATATTTCGAGCAACAGGATTTTATTGCCAAGGCCGACGACATACGCAGCCGATTAGATGCTGAGCACTTTAGGGTTTTCGAGGATTGCCTGCTTGAGCCGATCAGGCAGCACCAAGCCCCCATGCGAAAAGCCGATGGCATCCCGGACAGGAAGGATCTCCCAGGAATAAACGGTGAGGAGACCGCATGCAGGTCCCCCCTGAACCGGAAACTTCTGCACGAGGCCATTGCCGGCATTGAGAACTCAAAGTCCCAGCAGTGGCAGGTATTGAACGCGATTTCCCAGTACTGTGCCGAGAGTATCGCTAACCTGAAGCTGTTAGATCCAAATTTAAATGCGGCCACCACTGGAGGACAATAG
- a CDS encoding caspase family protein — translation MVKRESAGGKRVALVIGNGVYKFSDSMPVLANPANDAEDIAAALRGFGFEVIERKNQTKEEMDTAIYEFGRKIGDSEAALFYYAGHGLQIKGQNFLVPVDAKIESEAQVPYKSVNLNQLLDEMENGKSRANIVMLDACRNNPLTGKFRSGATRGLAAPTSAPKGTVIVYATDPGGVAADGDGRNGLFTAGLLAAFKGKDLSLGGVLTRASEEVEQGSERRQTPYINGPATLQKNFHFAPGSVAVAGAELESEPVEAAEPPSSPAPVREDAETVLWNEVQKGNTAEDYDAYLAKFPKGKYSALAKRRVQKLQEQTAAETRSRLIKEADEARSTLSAAEAGDVDAMEKMTRYYDAGIGVAKDPAKAAKWRDKIESIAAREQLRVAQSGNIQAMLKVAARYDAGLGLKKDPAQAQAWRAKADAAIASEAAQEKERIKERKVDQVSFLGETKRLLKENEAANQNNPSSITAVPSTVVSGLVGDMVSAPFRTTEIAMIKNEAAYRPSTWAKSDSMIARASRRQHTDGSTTENYL, via the coding sequence GTGGTTAAGAGAGAATCAGCCGGCGGCAAGCGCGTCGCGCTGGTGATTGGCAACGGCGTCTATAAGTTTTCCGACAGCATGCCCGTTCTTGCCAACCCCGCCAACGACGCGGAGGACATCGCGGCGGCGCTGCGCGGTTTCGGTTTCGAGGTCATCGAGAGAAAGAATCAGACCAAGGAGGAGATGGACACGGCCATATACGAGTTCGGGCGCAAGATAGGGGACAGCGAGGCGGCCCTCTTTTACTATGCCGGCCACGGGCTGCAGATAAAAGGTCAAAACTTCCTGGTCCCGGTCGACGCCAAGATCGAATCGGAAGCCCAGGTCCCCTACAAAAGCGTGAACCTGAACCAGCTTCTGGACGAAATGGAGAACGGCAAAAGCCGCGCCAACATCGTCATGCTCGACGCCTGCCGCAACAACCCCCTGACGGGCAAATTCAGATCGGGCGCCACGCGCGGACTGGCCGCCCCGACAAGCGCCCCCAAGGGGACCGTCATCGTGTACGCGACGGACCCCGGTGGCGTGGCGGCGGATGGGGATGGGCGCAACGGGTTGTTCACTGCAGGACTTCTGGCCGCCTTCAAAGGCAAGGACCTGAGCCTTGGAGGGGTCTTGACGCGTGCCAGTGAGGAAGTCGAGCAAGGGAGCGAGCGCAGGCAGACCCCCTACATCAACGGCCCCGCCACCTTGCAGAAGAACTTCCATTTTGCCCCTGGCAGTGTAGCGGTTGCCGGGGCCGAGCTGGAATCCGAACCTGTTGAAGCTGCCGAACCGCCCTCCTCCCCCGCCCCGGTGCGCGAGGATGCGGAAACGGTCCTTTGGAACGAGGTGCAAAAAGGAAACACCGCCGAGGATTACGACGCCTATCTTGCGAAATTCCCCAAGGGGAAGTATTCCGCTTTGGCCAAAAGGCGTGTCCAAAAGCTGCAAGAGCAGACTGCAGCCGAAACCCGCTCAAGGCTGATAAAAGAAGCCGACGAGGCAAGGAGCACCCTTAGTGCCGCAGAAGCCGGGGACGTCGACGCTATGGAGAAGATGACCCGCTATTACGATGCGGGGATCGGTGTAGCGAAGGATCCTGCCAAAGCAGCGAAGTGGCGCGACAAGATAGAGTCTATCGCCGCCAGGGAACAGCTGCGGGTCGCCCAGTCCGGCAACATACAAGCGATGTTGAAGGTAGCGGCACGCTATGACGCAGGTCTCGGCCTGAAAAAGGACCCTGCACAGGCCCAGGCATGGCGGGCCAAGGCTGATGCCGCAATAGCCAGTGAAGCAGCTCAGGAAAAAGAGCGAATCAAAGAGAGGAAAGTCGATCAAGTCTCCTTTTTGGGAGAGACCAAACGGCTCCTCAAGGAGAATGAGGCCGCAAACCAAAACAACCCCTCGAGCATCACCGCCGTTCCATCTACGGTTGTATCCGGTTTGGTAGGCGACATGGTTTCCGCCCCGTTCAGGACTACGGAGATCGCGATGATAAAAAACGAAGCAGCCTACCGACCTTCGACTTGGGCAAAATCCGATTCTATGATCGCCCGGGCCTCTAGACGGCAGCACACCGACGGTTCGACCACTGAAAATTATCTCTAG
- a CDS encoding DUF4384 domain-containing protein, with product MKRFLLVIALLALLASELHAAESMVTEVEGYACMGDDRSRKQTELAAFNDAKRKAAEFAVVHIQSESLVKDGMLEKDLVSAYSNAQVKVVQELDKKWYKEEGLGDCFKVSIKAEVLPDEKAMAALAEDRQKSLENDPGSPLSVRVWTDKKRYLEGERIKVYLKGNKPFYGRVVYRDAGGSLVQLLPNPYRESSYFNGGVVYELPSGGDRYDMVVSAPLGNEAVTVYASTAPPGDVEVEADGAVFGIKTKASDLPLRTRGVKITAKGKSSQSAGVAEFSEAKTDLSTETN from the coding sequence ATGAAAAGGTTCCTCTTAGTGATAGCGCTACTCGCGTTGCTGGCCTCCGAGCTTCACGCCGCTGAGTCCATGGTAACGGAGGTAGAAGGATACGCCTGCATGGGGGATGACAGATCACGAAAGCAGACAGAGTTGGCAGCCTTCAACGATGCCAAAAGAAAGGCGGCGGAGTTCGCTGTGGTCCATATCCAGTCCGAGAGCCTGGTCAAAGACGGCATGCTGGAAAAGGATTTGGTGAGTGCCTACTCTAACGCACAAGTCAAAGTGGTGCAGGAGCTGGATAAGAAGTGGTACAAGGAAGAAGGACTCGGGGATTGCTTCAAGGTGAGCATCAAGGCGGAAGTGCTTCCCGATGAGAAGGCGATGGCCGCACTGGCCGAGGATCGGCAGAAATCCTTGGAGAACGACCCTGGCTCTCCGCTTTCAGTACGGGTCTGGACCGACAAAAAGAGGTATCTAGAGGGTGAACGGATCAAGGTTTACCTCAAGGGCAATAAGCCGTTTTACGGACGGGTGGTGTACCGGGATGCAGGAGGAAGCCTGGTGCAACTTCTCCCCAACCCTTACCGGGAAAGCAGTTACTTTAATGGAGGGGTTGTTTACGAACTCCCATCCGGTGGGGACCGCTATGATATGGTGGTCTCTGCCCCGTTGGGCAACGAGGCGGTAACGGTTTATGCCAGCACTGCACCACCAGGTGACGTTGAGGTGGAGGCTGATGGTGCTGTCTTCGGGATAAAAACCAAGGCATCCGACCTCCCCCTCAGGACCCGCGGAGTGAAGATTACCGCCAAGGGGAAAAGCAGTCAAAGTGCTGGTGTGGCTGAATTCTCCGAGGCAAAGACGGATCTTAGTACCGAAACTAATTGA